TCCGCGAGAAGGCCGAGCTCGAGGTTAAAATCGAGGAGCTCGCAAACCTCCCCTACTATCACCCCTTTGAGTTCCACATCGTTGACGAGGAGGGCTTCAGGCGATACGTTGAGGTTCTCAAGGTGAACCCCGTTAAGGTCGAGTGAGGGAATGCTTTTTAAGCGGGAATATTTTACGACCATAAAACAGGTGGTAGCTATGCTGGTTTATTTCATCGGCACCGGCGGGAGCGAGGGGATTCCAGCCCATCTGTGCACCTGTTCGACCTGTAATGAAGCAAGAAAGTTCGGCTTCGCACAGAGGAGGCCCTCAACTTTGGCGATAATCACCGAGAACAAAAGGGCAGTTCTCTTCGACGTTGGAACGGATATAAGGGACTTCCTCAACGTCCCTCTGGAGGCGATTTTTCTGACCCACTGGCACCACGACCACATCTACGGCCTCTACAAGCTCCGCTGGATGGCGAAGGAGACGAGGCTCTATGCCCCAGAGGGGCACGCCGATGCTCTAATCCTCAACGACCCGAAGAACCTGAGGCCCAACGTGATAAAGCCCGGTCAAACTCTAAAGGTTGACACCCTAAAAATCACCCCGATCAGGCTCAACCATCAGGTCGAGACCCTGGGCTACCTGATAGAAGAGGACGGGAAGAGCGTTGCAATCCTCTACGACACGAAAGGCCTTCCAGAGGGGACGAGGGAGTTTTTGGAAGAGAGGGCCCCGCTGAGGCTAGCTATCGTCGATGCCACCTATCCGCCTGGAACCGACGATCCCTACCACAACAACGTCGATGAGGCCGCTGAGATAGGCCTTTCTCTCGCCGAGAGGACCGTTTTAAGCCACATATCGCACAAGAACCTGCCTTTCCTTGAGCTGACTGAGTACGTGAGAAAGAGGTGGGGGAATAGAGTCCTCGTCGCCTACGACGGGATGGTGTTCTACGTCTGATAAACTTCCTTGATGGTGGTGGGATATCCGGAATACACGGCGA
The sequence above is drawn from the Thermococcus pacificus genome and encodes:
- a CDS encoding MBL fold metallo-hydrolase, whose product is MLVYFIGTGGSEGIPAHLCTCSTCNEARKFGFAQRRPSTLAIITENKRAVLFDVGTDIRDFLNVPLEAIFLTHWHHDHIYGLYKLRWMAKETRLYAPEGHADALILNDPKNLRPNVIKPGQTLKVDTLKITPIRLNHQVETLGYLIEEDGKSVAILYDTKGLPEGTREFLEERAPLRLAIVDATYPPGTDDPYHNNVDEAAEIGLSLAERTVLSHISHKNLPFLELTEYVRKRWGNRVLVAYDGMVFYV